From a region of the ANME-2 cluster archaeon genome:
- a CDS encoding aldehyde ferredoxin oxidoreductase family protein, with product MISPTIIRIDLSNKKVKCENIPAPLLRKFMGGKGLAAHYLYHENPPGCAPLTPDNLLAIMNGPLTGAPATNCVNFSVCAKSPLTGTWNDSHCNGWWGTELRRAGYMGIIISGQADSPVYINIVDDKVEILDASDLWGVDTFSNQAVLKKRHSTDREARVMTIGTAGERMAKLAVIFAENRTAARGGLGAVMGSKHLKAVVVSGHGKFEPADPEAFRAIRKKINKKVRTSTGVENLRKMGTSELVEIVNETDGWSNRNYTSGRDDKLSEHLDGFAIKEKLWDGGSRRRPCPGCAIQCSHLAVVQEGQYRGLTHDGPEFESITLLGSNCGIDDPAAVTAAEHLCDTYGLDSISTGSTIAFLMECYERGLISKEETNGLKLTFGSVDALIETIHMMGSGKGALAFAANGTRDASERIGQGTEDFAMNVKGLEIPAYLPQTAKGQALAYAVSDRGACHLRPWTYGKEVLGRGGQLDPMATTGKGKMVWDGQQRNAIYDSIGICKFFTYAAGLDELLELYTASTGFDMDHDEFDRVGRRVAVLTRAFNNREGFGRDQDTLPDRVMKSSSNPVTDLELDAMLDEFYYASGFTSDGIVPEQLLIELGIK from the coding sequence ATGATTTCTCCCACTATAATAAGAATTGATCTATCTAACAAAAAAGTCAAATGTGAAAATATACCTGCCCCCCTCCTCCGCAAGTTCATGGGCGGCAAGGGCCTGGCAGCCCACTACCTTTACCACGAGAACCCGCCCGGCTGCGCCCCCCTGACCCCTGACAACCTGCTTGCCATCATGAACGGGCCCCTGACCGGCGCACCCGCCACCAACTGCGTCAACTTCTCAGTCTGTGCCAAAAGCCCGCTCACAGGCACCTGGAACGACAGCCACTGCAACGGCTGGTGGGGCACTGAACTGCGCCGTGCCGGGTATATGGGTATCATCATCAGTGGACAGGCCGACTCCCCGGTATACATCAACATTGTGGATGATAAAGTGGAGATACTGGATGCTTCCGACCTGTGGGGTGTGGATACGTTCTCAAATCAGGCCGTCTTGAAAAAACGCCATTCTACTGACCGTGAGGCCAGGGTGATGACCATCGGGACCGCAGGCGAGCGAATGGCAAAACTGGCAGTCATATTTGCAGAGAACCGCACAGCTGCCCGTGGTGGACTGGGTGCAGTCATGGGCAGCAAGCACTTGAAGGCCGTAGTGGTGTCCGGGCACGGGAAATTTGAACCCGCAGACCCTGAAGCATTCAGAGCCATAAGGAAAAAGATCAACAAGAAGGTCAGGACAAGTACAGGCGTGGAAAACCTCAGGAAGATGGGTACTTCAGAACTTGTGGAGATAGTAAATGAAACCGATGGCTGGAGTAATCGCAATTATACATCAGGGCGGGATGACAAACTATCAGAGCACCTGGACGGTTTTGCCATAAAAGAGAAATTGTGGGATGGCGGCAGCAGACGTCGGCCCTGCCCGGGCTGTGCCATACAGTGCAGCCACCTGGCAGTGGTGCAGGAGGGGCAATATCGCGGATTGACACACGACGGGCCAGAGTTCGAGTCCATTACCTTGCTGGGTTCTAACTGCGGTATCGATGACCCGGCGGCGGTCACGGCTGCTGAACACCTGTGCGACACATACGGACTGGATAGCATTAGCACGGGCAGCACTATCGCCTTTTTAATGGAATGTTATGAACGAGGGCTGATCAGTAAGGAGGAAACAAACGGGCTAAAACTTACCTTCGGCAGTGTCGATGCGCTGATAGAAACCATCCACATGATGGGGTCAGGTAAAGGGGCACTGGCATTTGCTGCAAACGGCACAAGGGATGCCTCTGAAAGAATAGGGCAGGGTACAGAAGATTTCGCTATGAACGTCAAGGGCCTGGAGATACCTGCATACCTGCCCCAAACCGCAAAGGGCCAGGCACTGGCCTATGCCGTATCAGACAGGGGTGCCTGCCACCTGCGTCCATGGACCTACGGAAAGGAAGTGCTTGGCAGGGGGGGACAACTGGACCCAATGGCCACGACCGGAAAAGGTAAGATGGTCTGGGACGGGCAGCAGCGCAACGCTATCTATGATTCTATAGGAATCTGCAAGTTCTTTACATACGCTGCCGGATTGGATGAGCTATTAGAACTATATACTGCCTCGACCGGATTTGATATGGACCATGACGAATTCGATAGAGTAGGCAGGAGAGTGGCAGTACTTACCCGTGCTTTTAACAACAGGGAAGGATTTGGCAGGGATCAAGACACCTTGCCTGACAGGGTAATGAAAAGCAGCAGCAATCCGGTAACAGACCTGGAACTGGATGCTATGCTGGATGAATTCTATTATGCGTCGGGTTTCACCAGTGATGGAATTGTGCCCGAACAGCTACTAATAGAACTTGGGATCAAGTGA
- a CDS encoding (5-formylfuran-3-yl)methyl phosphate synthase, with amino-acid sequence MKLLVSPINLEEAKAAYNGGADIIDVKNPKEGSLGANFPWVIRSVKEAMGPKTPVSATIGDMNYKPGTASLASLGAAVSGADYVKVGLFDIQTTEQAIDMVEHVVKSVKDYDPSKKVVISGYADYKRINSIPLRELPSVCADYGADVAMMDTGIKDGRSTFEFMTNEELSQFVESAHDLGLVTAIAGNIKFEDIEAINQIGPDIIGIRGCVCGGDRNSTIQQKLVEELRSMMV; translated from the coding sequence ATGAAATTACTGGTAAGTCCTATCAATCTAGAGGAAGCTAAGGCTGCTTACAACGGTGGAGCAGACATCATAGATGTCAAGAACCCAAAAGAGGGGAGTCTTGGTGCAAATTTCCCGTGGGTCATTCGTTCAGTCAAAGAAGCAATGGGCCCTAAGACCCCGGTCAGTGCAACTATCGGGGATATGAACTACAAACCCGGAACAGCATCCCTTGCATCCTTGGGTGCTGCTGTATCCGGTGCTGACTATGTGAAAGTGGGATTGTTTGATATCCAGACCACTGAGCAGGCCATTGATATGGTAGAGCATGTGGTGAAATCTGTAAAGGATTATGACCCTAGTAAGAAGGTCGTTATTTCAGGCTATGCTGACTATAAACGTATAAACTCCATCCCGTTACGTGAACTGCCTTCTGTTTGTGCAGATTACGGCGCAGATGTGGCAATGATGGATACGGGTATAAAGGACGGTCGTTCAACATTCGAGTTCATGACCAATGAGGAACTATCGCAATTCGTGGAATCTGCCCATGACCTGGGACTTGTTACTGCCATTGCAGGTAACATAAAGTTTGAGGATATAGAGGCAATAAACCAGATAGGTCCTGATATTATCGGGATAAGGGGATGTGTGTGTGGCGGCGACCGCAACTCTACTATCCAGCAGAAACTGGTGGAAGAGTTGAGATCTATGATGGTGTGA
- a CDS encoding phosphoribosylformimino-5-aminoimidazole carboxamide ribotide isomerase, whose translation MFRIIFVLDILNGKVVHAVKGEREKYGPVHNFSKVCESSDPLQIVDDLSPRELYIADLNRLEGNGNNDEVIEQLGWKTSLMLDLGASTMDDVHLGQEMAGSVILGTETATFELVESASNFYPRSINLSIDFKDGNILTNEPAFNIPPIDLIKMLNGYDINDLVILELSKVGTSSGINTEFLKQVVDHSNHNILLGGGIRNTDDISHLKDIGLAGVLVATAVHNGALPLDMIR comes from the coding sequence ATGTTTAGAATAATATTTGTACTGGATATTTTAAACGGAAAGGTAGTGCATGCCGTAAAAGGGGAACGGGAAAAATACGGCCCTGTACATAATTTCAGTAAAGTCTGTGAATCTTCAGACCCCCTGCAGATCGTGGATGATCTTTCACCCAGGGAGCTCTATATAGCAGACCTGAACCGGCTGGAGGGTAATGGAAATAATGATGAGGTCATCGAGCAATTGGGCTGGAAGACCAGTTTAATGCTTGACCTTGGAGCATCCACTATGGATGATGTACACCTGGGTCAGGAGATGGCAGGCTCCGTAATCCTGGGAACAGAAACTGCAACCTTTGAGTTGGTGGAAAGTGCATCAAACTTCTACCCCAGGTCAATAAACCTGAGCATTGATTTCAAGGACGGCAACATCCTAACAAATGAACCGGCCTTTAATATTCCGCCCATCGACCTGATCAAGATGCTGAATGGATATGATATTAATGACCTGGTCATACTTGAACTGAGCAAAGTAGGGACATCAAGCGGTATTAATACAGAGTTCCTGAAGCAGGTTGTGGATCATTCGAACCATAACATACTACTGGGCGGTGGTATAAGGAATACGGATGATATCAGCCACCTGAAGGATATTGGCCTGGCAGGTGTGCTGGTGGCGACTGCGGTGCATAACGGTGCGCTGCCCCTGGATATGATCCGGTAG
- a CDS encoding histidine--tRNA ligase: protein MKINKPRGTRDFLPEDTRKRRYIENKLRQTAKRWGYNEIKTPTFEHIELFTLKSGEGILGEIYNFKDKGDREIALRPELTAPVIRLYVSELTRAPRPIKLYYFDNCFRYERPQKGRFREFWQFGTEVIGSPRPEADAEVIALACRMLHEAGVDGELHVGHLGIIRTLFTGLDTDTQGQIMRLVDKKDDKGLEDYLEEIDADIGMREKLFELIGLTGSSAVDEAKALLGDIEELETFQTLLELLDTHGLDYTVNFGIARGLDYYTGMVFEIYSSGLGAQNQVCGGGSYRLAHLFGGKEVESTGFALGFDRVMEVCTTEPPAEDRAVVVCFDETRKEGIHIADSLREHIIVDVDVMGRSFSAQLKFANTVRARWAVIVGEDEVAQGKVALKDMESGKQELLDPDELILRLKA from the coding sequence ATGAAGATCAACAAACCCAGAGGGACCAGGGACTTCCTCCCAGAAGATACCCGCAAACGCAGATACATCGAAAACAAACTCCGCCAAACCGCCAAACGATGGGGCTACAACGAAATAAAGACCCCAACCTTCGAGCACATCGAACTATTCACACTAAAATCCGGCGAAGGTATCCTGGGTGAAATATACAACTTCAAGGACAAAGGCGACCGCGAAATAGCCCTGCGCCCCGAACTCACAGCCCCCGTCATTCGGCTCTACGTCAGCGAACTTACGCGCGCACCCCGCCCAATCAAACTCTACTACTTCGACAACTGCTTCAGGTACGAGCGTCCCCAGAAAGGCAGGTTCAGGGAATTCTGGCAGTTCGGCACCGAGGTCATAGGCAGCCCCAGGCCCGAAGCCGACGCCGAGGTCATAGCCCTGGCCTGCCGGATGCTCCACGAGGCAGGCGTGGACGGCGAACTACATGTCGGACATCTGGGTATAATCAGAACCCTGTTTACGGGGCTGGACACCGACACCCAGGGGCAGATAATGCGCCTCGTAGACAAGAAGGACGACAAGGGCCTGGAGGACTACCTGGAAGAGATCGATGCAGATATCGGGATGAGGGAAAAACTCTTCGAACTCATAGGACTCACCGGCAGCAGTGCAGTAGATGAAGCAAAAGCACTTCTGGGCGACATAGAAGAACTGGAAACATTCCAGACCCTGCTGGAGCTGCTGGACACCCACGGCCTTGACTACACTGTTAACTTTGGCATTGCCAGGGGCCTGGACTATTATACAGGCATGGTCTTTGAGATATACAGCAGCGGCCTTGGGGCTCAGAACCAGGTCTGCGGCGGCGGGTCGTACAGGCTTGCCCACCTGTTCGGCGGAAAAGAAGTGGAATCCACAGGTTTTGCGCTCGGGTTTGACAGGGTAATGGAAGTATGCACGACAGAGCCCCCTGCTGAAGATCGGGCTGTTGTGGTCTGCTTTGACGAGACCCGAAAAGAAGGTATACACATCGCCGACTCCCTGCGTGAACACATAATTGTAGACGTGGACGTTATGGGTAGAAGTTTTAGTGCCCAGTTAAAATTTGCCAATACTGTCAGGGCCAGGTGGGCCGTGATAGTCGGCGAGGATGAAGTGGCACAGGGTAAGGTGGCGCTGAAAGATATGGAATCAGGCAAGCAGGAACTACTGGATCCAGACGAACTTATTCTCCGCTTAAAAGCCTGA
- a CDS encoding DUF2683 family protein, which produces MATQYEEKILEPELKPEYVEKARKIMRHKPVDVSSIENLRTRLDI; this is translated from the coding sequence ATGGCAACGCAATATGAAGAGAAAATACTCGAACCAGAACTAAAACCTGAATATGTAGAAAAGGCCAGGAAAATAATGCGCCATAAGCCTGTTGATGTGAGTAGTATTGAAAACTTGAGGACCAGGCTGGATATTTGA
- a CDS encoding radical SAM protein, whose translation MRISYLALSDTRCTVQIPGCNFNCRGCFSNQRHNGDVEVSAARIAGHIPSGNEVMLAGGEPTLYRQELLSLIHELDAKKVILSTNGYLLDRSLLENLGGITVHIDLKALDPKLHRWYTGKDNATVMEAIRMLHDLDFDFEVSTVYIPGIVETREIENIARFLSGVGDIKYKIIRYVPANNFSSRPGVQEIQDAVKTARKYLGNVSSSIENRSHPVDRKIINFS comes from the coding sequence ATGCGCATATCCTACCTTGCCCTGTCAGATACACGATGCACAGTGCAGATACCGGGCTGCAACTTCAATTGCCGGGGCTGTTTCAGTAACCAACGGCACAACGGCGACGTAGAAGTATCTGCGGCCCGTATAGCCGGACACATTCCGTCAGGAAATGAAGTAATGCTGGCAGGAGGCGAACCCACCCTTTACAGGCAGGAATTGCTGTCACTTATACATGAACTGGACGCAAAAAAGGTAATCCTGTCTACAAACGGATACCTGCTGGACAGGTCACTGCTGGAGAACCTTGGCGGTATCACCGTACACATTGACCTGAAAGCCCTTGACCCAAAACTGCACAGGTGGTACACAGGAAAAGATAATGCTACTGTGATGGAGGCAATACGGATGCTCCATGACCTTGATTTCGATTTTGAAGTGAGCACGGTCTACATTCCAGGAATTGTGGAGACCAGGGAGATCGAGAATATCGCCCGCTTCCTGTCAGGGGTCGGGGATATCAAATACAAGATCATCAGGTATGTACCAGCCAATAATTTTTCAAGCAGACCCGGAGTGCAGGAGATACAGGATGCAGTAAAAACGGCACGCAAGTATCTCGGGAATGTTTCCAGTTCCATTGAGAACAGGAGCCATCCGGTTGATCGTAAAATTATAAATTTTTCCTGA
- a CDS encoding DUF2240 family protein: protein MNELLFTAAMPFKRKGTDAIKETEFVMALSMDLGWFKPDTARDFINSAIENGIISREGDMLKAQFGISDVQIPMGFKPDVSRFQKKEVFEQIIERIMMNTGLEKQTIIAKINKSRNEKGGMFTIEVLGILMAREYGIQVDDLIGKSYMRLLNG, encoded by the coding sequence ATGAATGAATTGTTGTTTACTGCTGCTATGCCTTTTAAGCGCAAAGGGACAGATGCCATTAAAGAGACCGAGTTTGTAATGGCTCTTTCAATGGACCTGGGCTGGTTCAAACCGGATACTGCCAGGGATTTTATCAATTCAGCCATTGAAAATGGTATTATTTCCAGGGAAGGAGACATGCTCAAGGCACAGTTCGGTATCAGTGACGTACAGATACCTATGGGTTTTAAGCCCGATGTCTCCAGGTTCCAGAAGAAAGAGGTGTTCGAGCAGATCATTGAACGCATCATGATGAATACAGGACTTGAAAAGCAGACGATCATTGCCAAGATCAATAAAAGCCGAAACGAAAAAGGGGGGATGTTCACTATTGAGGTGCTGGGGATACTGATGGCAAGGGAATATGGCATCCAGGTTGATGACCTGATCGGGAAATCTTATATGCGTTTATTGAATGGATAA
- the radB gene encoding DNA repair and recombination protein RadB → MAIDKRMHSGSMNLDDLLGGGFEHGIITQIYGASATGKTNICMQLAVECIRTGERVVIIDTDGFSAERFSQIAGSDARELAKDLIIYEPADFHQQYSAITDVEKLAGTGIGLIIVDSATLFYRMGLVPDDNGNVHIRRQLVEMLAGLHRLARKFNMVVVITNQVYTDVDSGELQPLGGNLSEHLSKTIIKMERAGRDKRRAILIKHRSRAEGQSVELTISEKGVE, encoded by the coding sequence ATGGCCATTGATAAACGCATGCACTCGGGAAGCATGAACCTTGACGACCTGCTGGGAGGTGGGTTCGAACATGGTATTATCACACAGATATATGGTGCTTCCGCGACCGGTAAGACCAATATATGTATGCAGCTTGCTGTAGAGTGTATAAGGACCGGGGAGCGGGTAGTGATAATCGACACTGATGGCTTTTCTGCTGAACGCTTCAGCCAGATAGCGGGTAGTGATGCAAGGGAACTGGCAAAGGACCTCATCATCTACGAACCTGCTGATTTCCATCAGCAGTATTCTGCGATCACGGATGTTGAAAAACTGGCAGGTACCGGTATAGGGCTGATCATCGTGGACTCAGCCACACTTTTCTACCGGATGGGCCTGGTTCCGGATGATAACGGGAATGTACACATCAGGCGGCAACTGGTCGAGATGCTGGCAGGTCTTCACAGGCTGGCAAGGAAGTTCAACATGGTTGTGGTGATCACAAACCAGGTATATACTGACGTGGATAGCGGAGAATTGCAGCCTTTGGGCGGCAATCTCAGCGAACATCTGTCAAAGACTATTATCAAAATGGAACGAGCAGGCCGGGATAAGCGCAGAGCTATTCTGATCAAGCACAGGTCAAGGGCTGAGGGGCAGTCTGTGGAGCTTACTATTTCCGAAAAAGGTGTAGAGTAG